The DNA sequence GGCACCAGCAATGTTGATGCCTGTTGAGCCGCCGACGCAGATGCCTTCCCGCTCGATCAGGTCGAAGACATAGGGAACGGCCTCCGAATCGGGAATCTGGTAGGAGAAATCAGGCGTGAAGCCTTCCAGATTTGCAGTGATGCGGCCCTGGCCGATGCCCTCGGTGATCGAGCTGCCCTCTGCCTTCAGTTCGCCGCTGGTGTAGTAGCTGTAAAGCGCGGCGCCCTGCGGATCAGCAAGGCCGATCTTGATCGCGGGGTTCTTCGCCTTCAGCCCCTGTGCGACGCCGGCAAGCGTGCCGCCGGAGCCGACGGCGCAGATGAAGCCATCGACCTTGCCGTCCGTGTCGCGCCAAATCTCCGGCGCCGTGGTTTCCACATGCGCGTCGCGGTTTGCGACATTGTCGAACTGGTTGGCCCAGATGGCGCCGTTCGGCTCGGTCTTCGCCAGTTGTTCGGCGAGCCGGCCGGAGATTTTCACGTAGTTGTTGGGATTCTTGTAGGGAACGGCCGGCACTTCGACGAGTTCGGCACCGAGCAGACGCAGGGCGTCCTTCTTCTCCTGACTCTGTGTTTCCGGAATGACAATGACGGTGCGATAGCCAAGCGCCTGGCCGACGAGCGCCAGCCCGATGCCGGTGTTGCCGGCCGTACCCTCGACGATAACGCCGCCGGGGCGCAACTGCCCGCTCCGTTCCGCGTGACGGATGATGGAGATTGCGGCGCGGTCCTTCACCGATTGCCCCGGATTGAGGAACTCGGCCTTGCCGAGAATGTCGCAGCCCGTGGCCTCCGACACGGCCTTCAGCCGAATCAAGGGTGTGTTGCCGATCGCTTCGAGGACGGACGGTAGGATGGCCATTTTCAGAACCTCGTGTTTGAGGACAGGCGCCGGGGCAGGGCGACACGTACCAGGGAAATACGAACGGCGGCTGACGAAAAACGACAACGATCCCGGACCGCCGAAATGTTGGCGTGTTTTCGGCTCAGCCTGCACTTCAGGCAAGAAATAGCGTTTCGCCGCCGCTCTGTCCCGAACAAAAATCGTCTCCAAGGCATGTGGGGCTCAGTGGCAAGGAGCGTTGCCGCGATGAAGGGCCGGGCAAGTCTTTTTTCGCCCATAAGGAGATGCGTGCGTGTTTCCCGGCGCGTGCCGAGGAGTGAGTGATGAGTATTCAGTCTGTGAAATCCGAACAGAAACTGGCCTGGGTTACCGGCGCGAGCGCGGGTATCGGGCGCGCGCTGGCACTCAAGTTGGTGCGTGAAGGCTATTCGGTGGTCGTCACCGCCAGAAGTCACGAGAAGCTGGTGGACCTGCAGCACGAGGCTGCGGGTGAGGGACGGATCACGGTTCTCGACGGAGACGTCACTGACCCCAAGGACATGGAGCGCGTGTTGGCTGCGATCGAATACGATCATGGCCACTTGTCATTGGTGATCCTCAATGCCGGAGTGGCCGTCCCCGTACGAGGAGACGATCTCCACCGTGAAGCCTTCGAGAAGAGTTTCGCGGTCAATCTCAACGGGGTCGTCAACTGTCTGCTGCCGGCCGTCGCGCATATGAAGGCGCAGGGCTTCGGCCACATCGCCATCGTGTCTTCCGTCGCCGGTTATGGTGGCTTGCCCACCAGCGCGGCCTACGGCGCCTCCAAGGCAGCGCTGATCAATATGGCCGAAAGCCTGAAATTTGATCTCGATCGGATCGGCATCCGCCTGCAGATCATCTGCCCCGGCTTTGTCGATACGCCCGGCACTGCGCGAATCCGCTTTCCGCGCCCGGCTCTTGTCAGTTCCGAGCAGGCGGCTGATCGCATCGTTGCAGGTTTGAAGTCCAGGCGTTTCGAAATCACCTTCCCGCGGTATTTTACCTATGCGGTGAAGCTGATGCGCCTGCTGCCCTACAGTCTCTATTTCGCTCTCGTCAGGCGGCTGACGGGTGTTGTTGCCGAGGCAAGAGAAGCAAAGAAGCACGCCGGCTCCAGCGAGCGGCGGCGTCAGGCGGTATGAAGCACGAGCACGGCGCCGAAGATGAGGCCAAGCCCAAGCCAGCCGACCGGCTTCAGCTTCTGTCCGAAGAGCAGGCGCCCACAGATCGCCGTTCCGAAGATTCCGGTCGCGCCAAGCACGGCATAGGCGATCGCGAGCTCCATGCCCTTGATCGCCTCGGCAAGCAGCGCAAAGGCCGCAAGCACCAGCAGGATGGAGAGAGCGCCCCAGCCGCGGCGGGCAAACCCTTCGGATTTCGTCGAGGCGAGGTTGGCGGCGACATCGAGAATGCCCGCCATTACGGCAAGCGCGAAGTAGATGCTAGGCGCGCTCATTGGCTGCTCCTTCCGCCGTGGCCTCGTCTTCGTCGTGACGCTCGCCGGCATTGACGAGCAGTATGCCGACGATCGCCATCGAAAGTCCCAGCATCTCGCGTCCGGTCAACACATGGCCGAAGACGAAGACGGAGACCAGCGTGATGATCGCAACGCCCGAACCTTCCCAGATCGCATAGGCGACGCCGACGGAGATCGTCTTCACGGCCTTGGCCAGGAACACGTATGAAAGCGCGATCGACACATACATGACGATGTGGCCGAGATAGGAGCCGCTCGAGGAGGCGGCCTTCATCACCGTCAGGCCAACCACTTCGGTCGCGATGGCGAGCGCGAGGAAAAACCATGCAAGGCGCATGCGGAACCTTCAAAAGAGAATTTGGAACGACCGCCTCTTAAGCGCTACGCGTGACGCGGTAAAGACGCGCCATGCGTGTTCCTATTCGAAGACGATCTGCCGGACGTCGATGTTGCGGGCGCGAAAGCCGGCTTCGCAGTAGTAGAAATAGAACTCCCAGAGCCGCTTGAAGCGCAGGTCGAAGCCGAGCGGCTCGATCCGGTTCCAGACCGACCAGAAGCGCTCGCGCCATTCGCCGAGTGTCCGGGCGTAGTCGATCCCGAAGCCGAAATCGTTGATCATGCGCAGGCCGACATGGCGGCCAAGCTCGATGAGATGTTCGCGCGTCGGTAGCATTCCGCCCGGGAAAACGTACTTCTGGATGAAGTCCGGATTGGAGCGGTACTCCTCGTAGGCTTCGGGTTTGATGGTGATGATCTGCAGGCCGGCCTTGCCACCGGGCTTCAGGCATCGCTTGAGCTGCGAGAAATAGGTCGCCCAGAATTTTTCACCGACCGCCTCGAACATTTCGATCGAGACGATGCGGTCGTAGGTGCCCTTTTCCTCGCGGTAATCCTGGAATTTCAGTTCGACCCGGTCGGCAAGGCCGGCACGGTGGATGCGTTCGCGGGCGAAGGCCAGTTGCTCGCGGCTGATCGTCAACCCGGTCACCTTGCAGCCGATCTCGCTCGCCGCAAACTCCGCAAAGCCTCCCCAGCCGCAGCCGATCTCCAGCACGTGGTCGCCGGCGCGCAGATTGGTGGCTTCTGCGAGTGCCCGATATTTGGCCGCCTGCGCAGAGCGAAGATCGTTGGCGCCGGTAGCGTAGAGCGCGGACGAATAGGTCATGCTCGGGTCCAGCCATTCGCTGTAGAAGGCGTTGCCGAGGTCGTAGTGAGCGGAGATGTTGCGGCGTGCACCGGACTTCGTATTGGCGTTGCGCCAATGCAGGAATTTTTCGGCAATGTGGAGCAGGCCGCTCGCCCGGTTCGGGAAGTGTTTGCCGATCTCGGCATTGACGAGAAAGAGTTCGAGAAAAGCACCGACATCGGGACTGTCCCAATCGCCGTCGATGTAGCTTTCGGCAACTCCGATCGTGCCGCCCGTCACGGCGCGTTTCGGCAGGTTCCAGTTGTTCAAGGTGAGGATCGCGCTTGGGCCCGCTCTCTTGCCCCTGATCACCAGTTTGCGGCCATCCGGGACCGTGAGCATCAATGTCCCGGCCTGAAGATGCACGAGCGCGCTGAGCACCATGCGTGCCTTCAATGGGAAATCCCCAAGGACCATCGAGAGATTCTCGGCGGAAAGCTCCTGTGCGCCGTTGAACGCGGCGAGACTTGCTTCCAGCTCACGCATACACCACCCCCTCAGCTGTTGCATCCGTAACGTGAGCCTAGCTGCAATCGCCCGTGACGCCAACCGTGGATTTCTACCGGGGACCTGTATCCGTTATGGTTCTCTCGGCGCGCTTGTAATCTCGCGGAACGCCGCAAGCGCCCGATCCCGCGCCATGGCGTGGTCGACCATCGGCTTTGGATAGGTGGCGCCGAGTTCGACGCCGGCGGCCGAAAGCACAGCAGCCGGAGCCGCAAAAGGGCGATGGATGTAGCGTGGCTCCAGCCGATCAAGTTCCGGGACGAAGCGCTTTACATAGGCTCCGTCCGGGTCGAATTTTTCACCCTGGAGTACGGGATTGAAAATCCGGAAGAACGGCGCTGCATCCGCACCGGATCCTGCGACCCATTGCCAGCTTGCGGCATTGTTGGCCGGATCCGCATCCACGAGGGTGTCGCGAAACCACTGCTCGCCTTTCCGCCAGTCGATCAGCAGGTCCTTGATGAGGAAGGAGGCGGCAATCATGCGCACGCGATTGTGCATGTAGCCATGCCGCCAGAGCTGGCGCATGCCGGCGTCGACGATCGGGAAACCGGTCAGGCCCTTGGTCCAGCGCGAAAAATCGCTTTCCTGGTCCAGCCAGCGGAAACGATCGAACCGGCGATCGAGATTGCGACGCGGGAGCTCGGGATAATGAAACAAAAGATGGTAGGAGAATTCGCGCCAGGCGATCTCCTTGCGAAAGGTGGCAACGCCTTCACCGCCATCGGTCTGCATGCCCTGCGTCGCGTGCCAGATCTGCGCTGGCGAGATTTCTCCGAAGGCGAGGTGAGGAGAGAGCAGGGATGTGCCGTCTGCGTCTGGACGATCCCGGCGCACCTTGTAATCTGCAACCTTCTCGCCGAAAAACTCGTCGAGGCGGGCGGTCGCGCCTGGTTCCCCCGGCGTCCATATCTCGCTGAACGTCGCCGCCCAGTTCGGTTTCGTTGGCAGAAGCGACCACGCATCAAGCAGTTCTGACGGGGGCCATGTTTCCGGCGCCGCGATCTTTTGCGGCTCGTCGATCGGTGGAGCCGGCTCAGCCTTCGATTCGAGCGCGCGCCAAAACGGCGTGAACACCCGGTAGGGGCCGCCGGTCGTCGTCAGCAATCGCATGGGTTCGTGCAGCAATTGCCCGGCAAAACTCTCGGCCGCGATGCCCTGCGCCGCGAGTGCCTTCTTCAGGGCCGTATCAGTGGTGATGCCACACGGGTCGTAGCGGCGATTCCAATGGACGCGTGTCGCCCCGGTTAGGCGTGCCACCTCGCTGAGGACGTCCAACGGTTCGCCGAAGCGCAGAACGAGTTGCGAGCCGAGCCGGCCCAGTCGAGCCTTCAACGCTTCCAGCGAATGGTGCAGCCACCATTGCTGCGCGGCCCCAAGCGGACCGTTGCCGCTTTCGTCCGGTTCCCGGATGTAGAGCGGAATGACGGGAGCTTCACCGGCCGCGGCTGCAAGAGCCCTGTTGTCGCCAAGGCGCAGGTCCTTGCGGAACCAGACGATGATGGGCGCCGCCTTTGTCATGGGTACCGTCTTGGATTGGGATTGAGCATCGGGGAAACATAGGTGCAAAAAGAAAAAGAGCCATTCGCATCTTCTGCAAATGGCTCTTTTCGAATTTGGCTCCCCGGGCCGGATTCGAACCGGCGACCTGTCGATTAACAGTCGAATGCTCTACCGCTGAGCTACCAGGGATCATCCGCGCCGCTGTTTCGCTGTGCGCTTCAGAAGTGAGGCTGCTAATACGCATGCTTTTCTGATTTGCCAAGCGGTTTTTTCAAAAAAAATGACAAGTTCGGTTGCGAGGCTGTGGAGAAGTCCCCAATTGTGGGAAAAGATGCCGGATAGGGAATGATGAACAAAAACAGGAAGCAGACGCATTTCGGGATTGATCCGCAGACGCGTCAGATCGTGCTGGGCAAATGGCGCCTCACGCTGCCGGAATCGCCACTGCTGCGTATCCTGCTCGGCTCGCTCCTGGTGTTCTGCGGTTTTCTCGGCTTTCTGCCGGTGCTCGGCTTCTGGATGATACCGCTGGGCCTGATCGTCCTTTCGCACGATATCCCATCCGTCCGCCGTCGCCGGCGACGTCTGGCGGTCTGGTGGGCACGCTGGCGTGGACGAGCCAATTCTTCGAACGGCTCGTGAACCCTTCGAGCCTTCGCAGACTTATCGGCGAACGGATGCGGTGCGTATGCCTCCAGCGCTTCTTTGCCGATTGATTCCCTGCGAACCAGCAGAACCCCCTGTTGAGGGAGGTTGCCGAAAACTTTTCGGCAACCGATCGAACGCATAATGCGGCTACGAATCAGGATGGGGACGCATGGCCAAAGCCACTACGAAACGTCGAAGCCGGAATTCCGGTCGGAGCAGGGGCAAACAAGGCGGTATGGCGCCCTGGTATCTGGTCGCCGCACTCACTGTCGGCGGTGTGGTTGCCTACGATCATCGCGCCGAACTGAACCATTGGCCGGTGGTCTCGGACGTGGTGGCATTCACGTCCCGTCACGAATCGAAGCCGAAGCCCGTTCGCGTGGCGCAGAAAGTGGATGAGCGTCCCGCGCAGCAAGCGGAGAAGCAGAGGCCGAATCCGGCAACAAGAGTTGCCCTTGCCGCTCCGGTGCCGTCCGTCGACGTCGGCGCCAATGCGCCGACACCCGTGGTGCGCCCCAGCGAGGAAGTGAAGACGGCATCCATTCGCACGGATCAGTTTTATTTCTGCGGGATTCGCAACGACAACTGCGTGATCGACGGCGCCACCTTCCTGTACCACGGCGAAACGATCCGCGTGGCAGACGTCGATGCACCGCGGATTCGCCAGGCAAGCTGCGACAAGGAGCGTTCGCGTGGCTTCTACGCCAAGCAGCGCCTGCGCGAGTTGCTGAACGCGGGCGACTTCAAGCTGGAATCGGCGACCAGTCGTCAGGATGCCAGGGCCGGTGAAAAGCTGCGGCTGGTTATCCGCGGCGACCAGTCGATCGGGCGCGTGCTCGCCTCCGAGGGCCTCGTGCGGCCGTGGACAGGACGCGCAACGCCCTGGTGCTAATGTCGAAATTGCAGAAACCCGATGCCTTCAACGGAAGGCATTGCTGCTGCACTCTTTAATAGTGTGGAGATTTTTGGAGGCCTCGCCCGGAATTGAACCGGGGTACAAGGATTTGCAGTCCTCTGCGTCACCACTCCGCCACGAGGCCTCACGGCTCGGATAACCGAGCGTTGGCGCGGATTTAGAATGATTGCAGAAAATCCGCAAGAGGCATTTTCCGAAAAACACAATGCGATTTTGTAGTTTGAGGACTTTCCACAGGCAGAAGGTTTGGCAACGTCGACCGCTCGGGAAGAGCAAGTAGCGATGCTCCAGGCGGAGGGGGATGCGACTGCTTTCATCTGCTTACTTCGGGTTGCGACGCCCTGGAGGTGTTCGCCCAGGCGTGCCACACGCCCGCGCAAGCCACGTCCATTAGCTATCCGTTGGATCCTGTCGCTTCGGTGAAATCGGTAGAGGGGGAACGATGACTCCGCTGACATCAGCCGCATCGGTAGCGTCCGTCATCATCAAAACGGAGGCAATGGCATATATGAAGACGAGCTTTGTTCTGACGGCCTTGGCCCTCTTTGCTGCGACCACATTCGAGGCGCAGGCAGAGGACCTGGTTTTCAAGCTGAAGAACAACACCAGCGCAGTGCTGACGAATTTCTACACGTCGCCTGTAGGCGTCAATGAGTGGGAAGACGATGTTTTCGGCCGGCAGGTGCTGAACCCCGGGGAAGACATGGAGATCACCATCGCCGACGGCCGGGACGTCTGCAAGTACGACATGCGCTTCGAGTTCGAAGAAGGTTCCAACCTCGATACCACCGAAGACATGCAGGACCTCTGCGAACTCGGCGAATACACCATCCACGAATGAGAGGCGCGCCTTCAGGTCGCCTTAGATAAACAGAGCCTCGCCACCGCATGCGGTGGCGAGGCTCTGTCGAATGCCAAGTTTACCTCGGAATCAGTGGTAGCGGCGGATCAGCCCGACGAGCTTACCCTGGATCTTCACCCGATCGGGCCCGAAAATCCTTGTCTCGTAGGCAGGGTTGGCGGCTTCGAGCGCGATCGATGCGCCCTTGCGCCGGAAGCGCTTCAGCGTCGCTTCCTCATCATCCACGAGTGCCACGATGATATCGCCGGGATTGGCCGTATTGCCATTGCGGATGATCACGGTGTCACCGTCGAAGATGCCGGCCTCGATCATCGAGTCGCCCTTGACTTCAAGCGCGTAGTGTTCGCCGTTGCCGATCATGTCGAGCGGAACGGTAATGTCATGCGTGTTGTTCTGGATGGCAGAGATCGGCACACCGGCAGCGATGCGGCCCATGACCGGCACGGAAACCGATGTGTTGTCAGCCACTGGCGCGGGCTTTGGCGGTGCGGCGGGAGCTGCTGCCGGCGGCTTGCCGAGGCTGCCCTCGATCACGCTGGGCGAGAAGCCGCGACGGGGCTGCTGCTGGCTGGATGCATAGGCTTCCGGTAGCTTGATGACTTCGAGCGCGCGGGCTCGGTTCGGCAGACGGCGAATGAACCCACGTTCTTCGAGCGCCGTGATCAGGCGGTGAATGCCGGACTTCGACGCCAGGTCGAGCGCATCCTTCATTTCGTCGAATGACGGCGGGACGCCCGACTCCTTCATGCGTTCGTGAATGAACAGAAGCAATTCCTGTTGCTTGCGGGTCAGCATGGCACGTCGCTCCAGAGGCGTGAAACAAATCAAGAACAGACACTATCTGTTCCATATGTGTTCCGCAAGTGCCTAAAATTCCGTGAATTCAGACAATTGGCGCGTCTGTGGGTCTCGATCGGTCACTTTTACGGGAGCAAGGCGGGGTTCGAGCGACGATCGCGCCCAGACAGACGGCGGCTGCCTGGCGCATCGCACGAAGGCGCGACGATTCGAAAGAATCGCGGGCGTTTTCCTTCCGCCAGCCTAGGCCGGCTGCGTGGCGGCGCAGGCGTCTTCGAATTCCTTCACCGTCTCTGCGCTGTTGTCCTCGGGCAGAACGGCATCTGCCGCATCGGTCGCCACCGGCGTGTCGCCATCATAGACGAACGACTGGATGTAGAACGCGATGGCACCCTTCCACACCTTTCGTCCGTCAATCTGATGGCACGGCACGGCACTCTCGAAATCGGTCTGAAGTTCGTCGACCGTCGCGGCGCTGAGCTTGACGTCAGGCATATTGGGCGATGCGACTATCGAAGCGAGAAGCAGGGCGGCAAGCACGGTGATCGTCCACTTTGATGCAAGGGTGGGACTACGGGGCGGTTAACGATGTGAACCGCGCTTTCGTTCCGAAGTCCAGCAAGCTTGGCGATCACTGTCACGTGTTCAACAGCCCTTTGAGTGCAGGCTGTGGCCGTTTTGCGTCAGGAGCACGCAGTGGCGGGCCGTCGATCTTCGAGCGTGGTGTTATCCTGTGCCTGGGGCTCTATCCCAGGGGTTCCGACTCGCCGCTCTACATGAGCTTTGCCAGCGACGACTGGAAGTCCCTGGAGGTCGGCAAGGAGTATGACCGGACGTTCCGCTTCGACAAGAGCGATCCCTGGAGTGCGGCGGCGACCGCCGCCGGCGACGAGAGCGGCAAATTCCTGTTCGTGAATGTCACCGATCCGGAATTCCTCACGGGGTTCGTTCGCAAGAGGGCGTTGGCGATCGCCTTCGACGAACGCGTTGTCGCAAACCTCAGCCTCCGCGGTACCGGTCCGGCGGCGGAAGAGCTCATGAAATGCCAGCGGGCCGTGGATGAGATCATCGCCGATGAGGACCGCAAGTCCAAGGAGAAGAAGGCCGATCCGTTCAACGCGCCGAGCGAGAAGCGCTCGGCGCGCGATCCGTTCAGCCTCTGACATGCGGTCTCAGTGAAGGTCCGGAGAGCGCTGGTGGTCATCTGCCCGAGACGAACCAGACGGCGCTGAGCTTGCCGAAGTGTTGCCATTGAAGCGAAGCGCGGCCAGGTGGGTGGTCTATCGAGCGCGCTGTACTTCTTGGGAAAATGGCGGACAGGGTGGGATTCGAACCCACGGTACGGTTTCCCGTACGCTGGTTTTCAAGACCAGAGCCTTAAACCACTCGGCCACCTGTCCTTGCCTGAAGTCGCAGTCAACTGCTTACCGGGCACGGCGTTATTGCGCGAAGCCCTGTCGCTTTGCAAGATTTAACATGCGTCACTTAGAGATTTTCTCGATGGCCCTACAGAAAGGCGTAGGCCTGTCTCGTTGGTAATCATCTGTAAACCATAACGCATGAAATCCGGCGCTGATCTGTGGATGAGTTCGCATTTTCGCCTTGTTGCTGTCATGTTTAATCGACTGTTCCGTTTCGGGACGCCGAGATTTCCGCTGGGGGCACGAGTGGAAGGTTTCGAGTACGGCTTATTCGATCGATGTTGTGGGACAGATGACATCCAGTAAAAATGCGGCATATCTGGTCAAGGGACTGCGCCTTGCGGCGATTCCAGCGCTGTGCGTAACGCTCGCGGCGTGCGGATCCACATCGAGCATCAAGAAGTCCAAGCCGCGGAGCAAGGAATACTTCGCCGAATCCGTTTACGGCGTGAAGGCGAGCCCGCGCGTAGCGACTGGCAACAATATCCCCAAGGGCGGTGGACGCTACCAGGTTGGCAAGGCCTATCAGGTCAAGGGCAAGTGGTACCAGCCAAAGGAAGACTTCGGCTACAACAAGACGGGTGTCGCATCCTGGTACGGCTCGGCGTTTCACGGCCGCCTGACCGCCAATGGCGAAGTCTATGACAAGGCGCATCTGTCGGCGGCGCACCCCACGTTTCCGCTGCCGAGCTATGCGCGCGTCACCAACATGGAAAACGGCACGTCGGTCATCGTTCGCGTCAACGATCGCGGTCCTTATGAATACGGCCGCATCATAGACGTCTCCTCGAAGACGGCTGACATGCTCGACATCAAGGGCAAGGGCAGCGCGCAGGTGCGCGTGCAGTATGTCGGCCGCGCGCCGCTCGAAGGCAACGACATGCCCTATCTGATGGCATCCTATGTCCAGAAGGGTCAACGTGGCCCGAGCGTGATGCCGGAGGGCCAGATCGCGACCGGCGTGATGGTCGCCTCGAACGAGCCGTTCCGCAGTCAGAGCCTCGGCACGATCACCGTCCCGGCAAAGGCATCGCTCGACGTCGGCGAACCGGTGACAGCGCTCGCAGCTCCCGTGCCGCAGTTCGCTCAACCGCAGTCGCTGAACGAGTTCGTGATGCTGCCGGAAATCGGCCCGATCCCGCGCGAGCGGCCGGAATACATCCCGATGCCGGATGGCAACATGGCCTATGCTGCAGCTTACGTCGAAGTCCGCGTCAGCGACGCCGAATCGCCGTTCGAAGCGATCATGGTCGACCGGAAGCAGCTTACCCCCCAAGTGATCGTCGATTACGCCAAGCGCCAGAAAGCAAGCGGTTCTGCCCGCTAACGTCAGGCGGCGTTGTGCCAAAATGACCACACTGCTATGCCCGAGGGGAAACCGGAGTTTCCCATGCGCATGAAGATGTTTTCGGCGGTGTATTTCGGCGCTGCGTTGTTTGCAGGCGCCGTATTCGCGCAGACACCGGCGCCTGCCTTCGATACCAAGGCAAAGCAGATCATGCTGGTCGATGCCGAAACCGGCACCGTGCTTTTCTCGCGTGCCGAAAACCAGCCGATCCCGCCCGCGTCGCTCGCCAAGCTGATGACGATGGAGGTCGTGGCCGAAGCACTCGGCAAGGGCGAGCTTTCCGCCGAAACCACCTTTGAAGTATCCGAGCACGCCTGGCGCACCGGCGGTGCCCCCGCCGGCACCTCGACGATGTTTGCCGTATTGAAATCCCGCGTGCGCGTTGCCGACCTGTTGCAGGGCGTGGCGGTGCAGCTTGCCAATGATGCCTGCATCATTCTTGCCGAGGGTATGACCGGCAACGAGAGCGCTTTTGCGGAGCGGATGACGGCGCGCGCGCGCGAGCTTGGCATGCCGATCGCGACGTTCCGCAATGCCACCGGGCTTCCGGACCCCGGCAACCAGATCACGATGAGTGAACTGGTAACGCTCATCCGGCACCTCCACGAGGCGCATCCGGATCTCTACCGGCTCTACTCGCAGCCGGAGTTCGAATGGAACAAGATCCTGCAACGCAACAAGAACCCGCTGATCTCGGCCAACATCGGCGTGGACGGCCTGGCGACCGGTTTTGCCGAAGGCTTCGGTTTCTCGCTCGCCGCGTCTCTGCAGCGCGGTGACCGGCGGGTCTATCTCGCCATGGGCGGTCTCGAAACCGACAAGGAGCGCATCGAGGAGAGCCGCAAGGTGCTCGATTGGGCAATGACCGCCTTCGAGAAGAAGCGGATTTTTGCCGATGGCGAAGCGATCGGCGAGGCGGCCGTCTATGGTGGCGATGCCTCCCACGTGGCCCTGGTTGCCGGCGGCCCGGTTGACGTGCTTTTGCCGGTCGACAATCCGGAACGGCTGACGGCGCGCATCGTCTACAAGTGGCCCTTGCGGGCGCCGGTCACGGCCGGCACCGAGGTCGGAGTCGTCAAATTGTGGAACGGCGAGAAGCTGCTGCGCGAAGTGCCGGTCAAGACCGCCAGCGCCGTCGGGCAGGGCACGTTGACCAGTCGCGCTCTCGATGCGCTGCAGGAACTGCTGTTCTTCTGGATATAGTCGCTGCTGGCTGCTCCGAAGGCAGTTCCCGCCAAATCGTCGCCACCTGACGGTTTCACACCGCGGACCAATCGGCTAAACAGAGCCAGAACGGAACGAGGAAAAATGTGCGCGGTTTTCCGCTCG is a window from the Ensifer adhaerens genome containing:
- a CDS encoding D-alanyl-D-alanine carboxypeptidase family protein is translated as MRMKMFSAVYFGAALFAGAVFAQTPAPAFDTKAKQIMLVDAETGTVLFSRAENQPIPPASLAKLMTMEVVAEALGKGELSAETTFEVSEHAWRTGGAPAGTSTMFAVLKSRVRVADLLQGVAVQLANDACIILAEGMTGNESAFAERMTARARELGMPIATFRNATGLPDPGNQITMSELVTLIRHLHEAHPDLYRLYSQPEFEWNKILQRNKNPLISANIGVDGLATGFAEGFGFSLAASLQRGDRRVYLAMGGLETDKERIEESRKVLDWAMTAFEKKRIFADGEAIGEAAVYGGDASHVALVAGGPVDVLLPVDNPERLTARIVYKWPLRAPVTAGTEVGVVKLWNGEKLLREVPVKTASAVGQGTLTSRALDALQELLFFWI